Genomic segment of Mucilaginibacter sabulilitoris:
CCGATATAGAATGGCTGGCATTAAACGAGTGCCGCGGCGAGGTTCTTGATATTGGCGCAGGCGCGGGAAGCCATGCGTTGCTGTTGCAGGAACGGGGCTTTGATGTTACCGCGCTGGATATATCAGTCTTAGCTTCGGAAGTGTTGAAAGCCCGCGGAGTTAATAAAATAATCACTGCCGACATATTTGAATATCAGGAGCAAAAGTTTGATACCTTACTATTGCTCATGAACGGCATTGGCCTTACAGGTACTTTACTTAACCTGAAAACCTTTTTACAGCATGCCAAACTGTTGCTCCATAAAGGTGGCCAGCTTTTGTTCGACTCGTCAGACATAGCTTATTTGTATGAAGGCAAGCTACCTGATAACGGCCGGTATTATGGCGAAATCCAATATCAGTATCAATATCATCAGCAAAAAACAGATTGGTTCCCCTGGCTTTATGCAGATGAGAATACGCTTGCTGCCATTGCCGATGAAATGGGTTACAACATGGAGGTTTTACTGGAAGATGAATACAAACAATACCTGGTACGCCTAACGCTTAAATAAACTGTCATGAAAAAAACCATTGAATATATACTGGAAGGTCGTGAGAAAAAGATAACTGAAGATGATGTGGTAAGGCAGCCTTTACCGCATCAAAAGTTCAGGTTTGCCAATCCTTTTATTGTTTTGCACCACATGGGTCCGGTAGTTATTCAACCAGGACAATTGTCAAGGATACATCCGCACCCGCATCGTGGTTTTAGTCCCTACACCTTTATGCTGCAGGGTGAAGGTTACCATCGCGATAATGCAGGCAATGATAAAGTACTTAAAGCCGGTGGCGTACAATGGATGTTTGCCGGCCGCGGTATTTTACATAGTGAAGGCCCAACCGATGAGCTATTAAAACATGGCGGCACACAGGAAATTATACAACTTTGGATAAACGCGCCCAAGGCCCATAAATGGGACGAACCATTTTACCAGGCCGCAACACGCGAACAATTACCATTGGTGCTACAGGGAGATGGCTTGAATTTCAGGCTCGCCAGCGGCGATTACGAAGACAAAACAGGACCTATTAAAAACTTCACTCCTGTTATTTCCATTATAGGCGAAATTACCACCGGAAAAACCGCCAGTTTCACGGCTACTCCGGGCTACTGGACCTTATTATATATTACACGTGGCGATGTGGTAGTAAACGGTGAAACTATTGCAGCTCATAACCTTATTGTGTTCAGTAAGGAAAATGAAGATATTGCCGTG
This window contains:
- a CDS encoding pirin family protein translates to MKKTIEYILEGREKKITEDDVVRQPLPHQKFRFANPFIVLHHMGPVVIQPGQLSRIHPHPHRGFSPYTFMLQGEGYHRDNAGNDKVLKAGGVQWMFAGRGILHSEGPTDELLKHGGTQEIIQLWINAPKAHKWDEPFYQAATREQLPLVLQGDGLNFRLASGDYEDKTGPIKNFTPVISIIGEITTGKTASFTATPGYWTLLYITRGDVVVNGETIAAHNLIVFSKENEDIAVTATTDAQVLYLSAQPLEEPVAAKDNFVMNTPEENEQAISDYKNGLFGSLSF
- a CDS encoding class I SAM-dependent methyltransferase; this encodes MKDILGQAIHDHYYKKPKHKLWINNQYGPKEEMPIDIYFRDEDDMPDIEWLALNECRGEVLDIGAGAGSHALLLQERGFDVTALDISVLASEVLKARGVNKIITADIFEYQEQKFDTLLLLMNGIGLTGTLLNLKTFLQHAKLLLHKGGQLLFDSSDIAYLYEGKLPDNGRYYGEIQYQYQYHQQKTDWFPWLYADENTLAAIADEMGYNMEVLLEDEYKQYLVRLTLK